The following are encoded together in the Pseudodesulfovibrio indicus genome:
- a CDS encoding indole-3-glycerol phosphate synthase TrpC: protein MLDKFREAKQLEIESLRKDFMEGRIPAVYQGERPSFTEAIKAKGPGAIIAEFKPASPSKGVLRENLNPLDYADAYAKNGAAAISVLTEHKYFKGTPDFLFMMNGTGLPLLRKDFIFDPLQVAMTASSPASAVLLIARMCDDAGHLKQLIDIARMPGLAPVVEIFDQADLDLARHAGADIIQVNNRDLDTLTTTLDQGRKFIKQKRDGELWICASGVSERAQVEEMAGLGFDAVLIGTCLMEADDPGAKLAELTGA, encoded by the coding sequence ATGCTGGATAAATTCAGAGAGGCCAAGCAGCTCGAAATCGAGTCCCTGCGAAAAGACTTCATGGAGGGGCGCATCCCCGCCGTGTACCAGGGCGAACGCCCGTCCTTCACCGAGGCCATCAAGGCCAAGGGGCCGGGCGCGATCATCGCCGAGTTCAAGCCCGCCAGCCCGAGCAAGGGCGTGCTGCGCGAGAACCTGAACCCCCTGGACTACGCGGACGCCTACGCCAAAAACGGCGCGGCGGCCATCTCCGTGCTCACCGAACACAAGTACTTCAAGGGGACCCCGGACTTCCTGTTCATGATGAACGGAACCGGGCTGCCCCTGCTCAGGAAGGACTTCATCTTCGACCCGCTCCAGGTGGCCATGACCGCGTCCAGCCCGGCCTCGGCCGTACTGCTCATCGCCCGCATGTGCGACGACGCAGGGCACCTCAAGCAACTCATCGACATCGCCCGCATGCCGGGCCTGGCCCCGGTGGTCGAGATATTCGACCAGGCGGACCTGGACCTGGCGCGCCACGCCGGGGCGGACATCATCCAGGTCAACAACCGCGACCTGGACACCCTGACCACCACCCTGGACCAGGGCCGCAAGTTCATCAAACAGAAGCGGGACGGCGAGCTCTGGATCTGCGCCAGCGGCGTGTCCGAACGCGCCCAGGTGGAGGAAATGGCCGGACTCGGCTTCGACGCCGTGCTCATCGGCACCTGCCTCATGGAGGCCGATGACCCCGGAGCCAAGCTGGCCGAACTCACGGGAGCCTGA
- a CDS encoding phosphoribosylanthranilate isomerase, with the protein MQRPLVKVCGMTRMEDVKLCVDLGVDLLGFIFHPRSPRNADPDFVASVKTGKVTKVGVFVDQTADEVIEIMDRCGLHAAQLHGGQDSVYCWKIGPDRVIRVFWPDTYGSPGALVRDLEDYAEVCGHFLLDAGTKGQGGTGKSINLKILQDIEIQTPWFLAGGLGPDNVRQALAVNPSGLDFNSGVESAPGIKDPAKLREVFRILAEME; encoded by the coding sequence ATGCAACGCCCCCTGGTCAAAGTCTGCGGCATGACCCGCATGGAAGACGTCAAGCTCTGCGTCGATCTCGGCGTGGACCTCTTGGGCTTCATCTTCCATCCGAGGAGCCCGCGCAACGCGGACCCGGATTTCGTCGCCTCGGTCAAGACCGGCAAGGTCACCAAGGTCGGCGTGTTCGTCGACCAGACCGCCGACGAGGTCATCGAGATCATGGACCGCTGCGGACTGCACGCGGCCCAGCTGCACGGCGGCCAGGACTCGGTCTACTGCTGGAAGATCGGCCCGGACCGGGTCATCCGCGTCTTCTGGCCCGACACCTACGGCTCCCCCGGCGCCCTCGTGCGCGACCTGGAGGACTACGCCGAGGTCTGCGGCCATTTCCTGCTCGACGCGGGGACCAAGGGCCAGGGCGGCACCGGCAAGTCCATTAATTTAAAGATACTGCAAGATATTGAAATACAAACACCTTGGTTCCTTGCAGGGGGTCTCGGACCGGACAACGTCAGGCAGGCCCTGGCCGTCAATCCGTCCGGTCTGGACTTCAATTCCGGCGTGGAGAGCGCGCCCGGCATCAAGGACCCAGCCAAGCTGCGGGAAGTCTTTCGGATTCTCGCGGAAATGGAATAA
- the trpB gene encoding tryptophan synthase subunit beta, which translates to MKKGYFGDFGGQFIPELLMPPLIELEEAMATILPTEEFQTRFTNMLKENVGRPSAITYCPNLSKDLGLDLWLKREDLNHSGAHKINNTLGQGLLAKMMGKDVLLAETGAGMHGVATTVAAAMLDMKAVIYMGATDVVRQAPNVNRMRLMGAEIVPVESGTKTLKDAINEALRRWLSDQETTHYCFGTAAGPHPFPTLVREFQQIISKEARQQFMDRNAGRLPDVVVACVGGGSNAIGMFHNFVPDESVELVGVEAAGTGEPGCYSSAPLDHGTDGVLHGMLTKLLQTVDGQIEPSHSVAPGLDYPGVGPEHAHLHATGRGHYVTINDEQAINAFKVLSRREGIIPALESSHAVAYAIENKDRLQGKSVLVCLSGRGDKDLGILDQIL; encoded by the coding sequence ATGAAAAAAGGATACTTCGGCGATTTCGGCGGGCAGTTCATCCCCGAGCTGCTCATGCCGCCGCTCATAGAGCTCGAAGAAGCCATGGCCACCATCCTGCCCACCGAGGAGTTCCAGACCCGCTTCACGAACATGCTCAAGGAAAACGTGGGCCGCCCCTCGGCCATCACCTACTGCCCCAACCTGTCCAAGGACCTCGGCCTGGACCTCTGGCTCAAGCGCGAGGACCTCAACCACTCCGGGGCGCACAAGATCAACAACACCCTGGGCCAGGGACTGCTGGCCAAGATGATGGGCAAGGACGTGCTCCTGGCCGAGACCGGCGCGGGCATGCACGGCGTGGCCACCACGGTCGCCGCCGCCATGCTCGACATGAAGGCCGTCATCTACATGGGCGCCACCGACGTGGTGCGCCAGGCCCCCAACGTGAACCGCATGCGCCTCATGGGCGCGGAGATCGTGCCCGTCGAGTCAGGCACCAAGACCCTCAAGGACGCCATCAACGAGGCCCTGCGCCGCTGGCTGTCCGACCAGGAGACCACCCACTACTGCTTCGGCACCGCCGCCGGGCCGCACCCCTTCCCCACCCTGGTCCGCGAGTTCCAGCAGATCATCTCCAAGGAAGCGCGCCAGCAGTTCATGGACCGCAACGCGGGCAGGCTGCCCGACGTGGTCGTGGCCTGCGTGGGCGGCGGCTCCAACGCCATCGGCATGTTCCACAACTTCGTGCCCGACGAGTCCGTGGAGCTGGTCGGCGTCGAGGCCGCGGGCACCGGCGAGCCGGGCTGCTACAGCTCCGCGCCGCTGGACCACGGCACCGACGGCGTGCTGCACGGCATGCTCACCAAGCTGCTCCAGACCGTTGACGGCCAGATCGAACCGTCCCACTCCGTGGCCCCAGGCCTGGACTATCCCGGCGTCGGCCCGGAACACGCGCACCTGCACGCCACCGGGCGCGGCCACTACGTGACCATCAACGACGAACAGGCCATCAATGCCTTCAAGGTCCTGTCCCGGCGCGAAGGCATCATCCCGGCCCTGGAATCGTCCCACGCCGTGGCCTACGCCATCGAGAACAAGGACAGGCTCCAAGGCAAATCCGTGCTCGTCTGCCTGTCCGGGCGCGGCGACAAGGACCTGGGGATACTGGACCAGATATTATAA
- the trpA gene encoding tryptophan synthase subunit alpha: protein MNPMQIKIEEAKAKGKVGLIPFLPAGFPDREQFWTELAELDAAGASVIEIGMPFSDPVADGPVVEKASLKCLADGINLAWILTELKKRKGQFKAALLLMGYLNPVYQYGLDKFGKDCAEAGVSGLIIADMPLEESQFVKDAIAPHNVALVPLIGLNTTKERMKLYADGAQGFCYFVSVLGTTGQRESLPARIKEKLAEAKEVFDIPVALGFGIKHPDQLAEFEGLMDAAVFGSALISHIQSGNSSASFMEPWK from the coding sequence ATGAATCCGATGCAGATAAAGATAGAAGAGGCAAAGGCCAAAGGAAAGGTCGGGTTGATACCCTTCCTGCCCGCAGGGTTCCCGGACCGGGAACAGTTCTGGACCGAACTCGCGGAGCTCGACGCGGCGGGCGCGTCCGTCATCGAGATCGGCATGCCGTTCTCCGACCCCGTGGCCGACGGCCCGGTGGTGGAGAAAGCGTCCCTCAAATGCCTGGCCGACGGCATCAACCTGGCCTGGATTCTGACCGAGCTCAAGAAGCGCAAGGGGCAGTTCAAGGCCGCCCTGCTGCTCATGGGCTACCTCAACCCGGTCTACCAGTACGGCCTGGACAAATTCGGCAAGGACTGCGCCGAGGCGGGCGTGTCCGGCCTGATCATCGCGGACATGCCCCTTGAGGAGTCGCAGTTCGTCAAGGACGCCATCGCCCCGCACAACGTCGCCCTGGTCCCGCTCATCGGCCTGAACACCACCAAGGAACGCATGAAGCTCTACGCCGACGGCGCGCAGGGGTTCTGCTACTTCGTGTCCGTGCTCGGCACCACCGGCCAGCGCGAATCCCTGCCCGCGCGCATCAAGGAAAAACTGGCCGAGGCCAAGGAAGTCTTCGACATCCCCGTCGCGCTGGGCTTCGGCATCAAACACCCCGACCAACTCGCCGAGTTCGAAGGACTCATGGACGCCGCCGTGTTCGGCTCCGCCCTCATCTCCCACATCCAATCCGGCAACTCCAGCGCCTCCTTCATGGAGCCCTGGAAGTAG
- a CDS encoding ArnT family glycosyltransferase, translating into MTMPRDTYSPRYDLVALFIILASFGLRYWFVASGQLNLVQDEAQYWDWIRRPQLSYYSKGPLIAWVITLWTQVFGNTELGVRFGSVLGMTGILAALYVGVSRVWREYRMAVFVLFAAATMPLLNGLGILATTDCPLIFFWTVAFFALAAATRNEPDRAVTKWPFVVLGACMAFGILAKYMMLAFFGLALIHAIILQCRGQLPERFWSRFLLASVAGSALGLAPIVLWNTDNGWVAYKHVAKLSAGVGNGTGFALRPGPFFEMLGAQIGLLAPWWLAFILVGTGAALRKAWIGPVGRFDAGYRRDLMTLLYFWPLWGLITAKALFSKVEANWTAAAFMAGAILAGMALKNWWDAPKRRTRGRAILAGTALFLTLAIYVSPLLPLPGNLNPTMRLKGWADLGVKVDELMRSEFDDPSRVFAMSDNYGFTSELAFYIPGQPITFCTWTEDRRMNQYDLWPTPVDGKLGWDAIMVRKRFRNSPVPELDKMFESVSEPIFYESSFHGGEGRRFTLILCKGFTGYWPKRGLGEF; encoded by the coding sequence ATGACCATGCCCCGCGACACCTACTCACCCCGCTACGATCTGGTAGCCCTTTTCATCATCCTGGCGTCCTTTGGCCTGCGCTACTGGTTCGTGGCCTCGGGCCAGCTGAACCTGGTGCAGGACGAGGCGCAGTATTGGGATTGGATTCGCAGGCCGCAGCTTTCCTATTATTCCAAGGGGCCGCTCATCGCCTGGGTCATCACGTTGTGGACGCAGGTCTTCGGGAACACCGAGCTGGGCGTGCGGTTCGGGTCGGTGCTCGGCATGACCGGCATTCTGGCCGCGCTCTACGTCGGGGTGTCGCGGGTCTGGCGCGAATACCGGATGGCCGTCTTCGTGCTCTTTGCGGCGGCGACCATGCCGCTCCTGAACGGGCTGGGCATCCTGGCCACCACGGACTGCCCGCTGATCTTCTTCTGGACCGTGGCCTTCTTCGCCCTGGCCGCGGCCACGCGCAACGAACCGGACCGGGCCGTCACGAAGTGGCCCTTCGTGGTCCTCGGCGCGTGCATGGCCTTCGGCATCCTGGCCAAGTACATGATGCTCGCCTTCTTCGGCCTGGCCCTGATCCACGCGATCATCCTGCAATGCCGGGGACAGCTCCCGGAACGGTTCTGGTCCCGCTTCCTGCTGGCGTCCGTGGCTGGCTCTGCCCTCGGCCTGGCCCCCATCGTGCTCTGGAACACGGACAACGGCTGGGTGGCCTACAAGCACGTGGCCAAGCTCTCCGCCGGCGTGGGCAACGGGACCGGATTCGCCCTGCGCCCCGGCCCGTTTTTCGAGATGCTCGGCGCGCAGATCGGCCTGCTCGCCCCCTGGTGGCTCGCGTTCATCCTGGTCGGCACGGGCGCGGCCCTGCGCAAGGCGTGGATCGGGCCGGTGGGCCGGTTCGACGCGGGCTACCGACGCGACCTCATGACCCTGCTCTACTTCTGGCCCCTGTGGGGACTGATCACGGCCAAGGCGCTCTTCTCCAAGGTGGAGGCCAACTGGACCGCCGCCGCGTTCATGGCGGGCGCCATCCTCGCGGGCATGGCCCTCAAAAACTGGTGGGACGCGCCCAAACGGCGCACCCGGGGCCGCGCCATCCTGGCCGGAACCGCCCTGTTCCTCACCCTGGCCATCTACGTCTCCCCCCTGCTGCCCCTGCCGGGCAACCTGAACCCGACCATGCGTCTCAAGGGCTGGGCCGACCTGGGCGTTAAGGTCGACGAGCTGATGCGCTCGGAGTTCGACGACCCGTCCAGGGTCTTCGCCATGTCCGACAACTACGGCTTCACCTCGGAGCTGGCCTTCTACATCCCCGGCCAGCCCATCACCTTCTGCACCTGGACCGAGGACCGGCGCATGAACCAGTACGACCTCTGGCCCACCCCGGTGGACGGCAAGCTCGGCTGGGACGCGATCATGGTCCGCAAGCGGTTCCGCAACTCCCCGGTGCCGGAGCTGGACAAGATGTTCGAATCCGTGTCCGAGCCGATCTTCTACGAGTCCTCCTTCCACGGCGGCGAAGGGCGCAGGTTCACCCTGATCCTCTGCAAGGGGTTCACCGGGTACTGGCCCAAACGCGGACTCGGGGAATTCTAG
- a CDS encoding BON domain-containing protein, translated as MPFGIGLIPGAPAYFSSIIGGSQSIYATAMDERTTEQQMLDAIIAGHAQAELYKNKDIRPDQITTHCYFGKLYLVGEYDSQEQLRTIYECVDKVEGKRAVISRLYLHEEQEDSDFFSEQAQYAELQTQLMADFEVVSSPIEVEIVQGDIILLGVVHDKEERDRVIAHAMSLEGANRVVSYLYHQENAGPEPQIMTAELAPPPVPTVEIPPPPKTKPISKKSRPKVEAKTRRTEQPVLAVSNPDRGR; from the coding sequence GTGCCGTTCGGCATCGGGCTCATCCCCGGCGCACCGGCCTACTTCTCGTCGATCATCGGCGGCAGTCAGTCCATCTACGCCACGGCCATGGATGAACGGACCACCGAGCAGCAGATGCTCGACGCGATCATCGCGGGCCACGCGCAAGCCGAACTCTATAAGAACAAGGACATCCGTCCGGACCAGATCACCACGCACTGCTATTTCGGCAAGCTGTATCTCGTGGGCGAATACGACTCGCAGGAGCAGTTGCGGACCATTTACGAGTGCGTGGACAAGGTCGAGGGCAAGCGGGCGGTGATCAGCCGCCTCTATCTCCACGAAGAACAGGAAGACAGCGATTTCTTCAGCGAGCAGGCGCAATACGCCGAGTTGCAGACGCAGCTCATGGCCGACTTCGAGGTCGTCAGCTCGCCCATCGAGGTAGAGATCGTCCAGGGCGACATCATCCTCCTGGGCGTGGTCCACGACAAGGAGGAGCGCGACCGGGTGATCGCCCACGCCATGAGCCTGGAGGGCGCGAACCGGGTGGTCTCCTACCTCTATCACCAGGAAAACGCCGGGCCGGAGCCGCAGATCATGACCGCCGAGCTGGCCCCGCCGCCCGTGCCGACCGTGGAGATTCCGCCCCCGCCCAAGACCAAGCCCATAAGCAAAAAGTCACGGCCCAAGGTCGAGGCCAAGACCAGGCGGACGGAGCAGCCGGTGCTGGCCGTCTCCAACCCGGACCGGGGTAGATAA
- a CDS encoding prepilin peptidase encodes MDAIPTWAFYLAAAVLGLELGGLATIFIQRWIDEQPILKPSGSRCPSCGKSLGWRDTVPLLSFLLLRGRCRHCGERIGAQYLLVELSCMAWSLAAAHAYGLSPEWPVYLVLGVMLIAGSVIDFETFLLPDRITLGGAGLALAASFVLEEGPGWQDALLGAAVGALLFWILQQLYRLWRGQEGLGTGDIKLMAMIGAMTGLAGLPLTILVSSLTGAVGAVIYTVRPGKGGVRGRIPYGPFLSLGCLIYLLYGQQIMRWWNS; translated from the coding sequence ATGGACGCCATCCCCACCTGGGCCTTCTACCTCGCCGCCGCCGTGCTCGGCCTGGAGCTGGGCGGCCTGGCCACCATCTTCATCCAGCGCTGGATCGACGAGCAGCCCATCCTCAAGCCATCCGGCTCGCGCTGCCCGTCCTGCGGGAAATCGCTCGGCTGGCGGGACACCGTCCCGCTCCTGAGCTTCCTGCTGCTGCGGGGGCGGTGCCGCCATTGCGGGGAGCGCATCGGCGCGCAGTACCTGCTGGTGGAGCTGTCCTGCATGGCCTGGTCCCTGGCCGCGGCCCACGCCTACGGGCTGTCGCCGGAGTGGCCGGTGTACCTGGTCCTGGGCGTCATGCTCATCGCCGGGAGCGTCATCGATTTCGAGACCTTCCTGCTGCCCGACCGGATCACCCTGGGCGGCGCGGGGCTGGCCCTGGCCGCCTCCTTCGTGCTCGAGGAAGGGCCGGGCTGGCAGGACGCCCTGCTCGGCGCGGCCGTGGGCGCGCTCCTGTTCTGGATATTGCAGCAGCTCTACCGGCTGTGGCGCGGCCAGGAGGGGCTCGGCACCGGGGACATCAAGCTGATGGCCATGATCGGGGCCATGACCGGCCTGGCCGGGCTGCCCCTGACCATCCTGGTCAGCTCCCTGACCGGGGCCGTGGGGGCCGTGATCTATACGGTCCGCCCCGGCAAGGGCGGCGTCCGGGGGCGTATCCCCTACGGCCCGTTTCTCAGCCTGGGCTGCCTGATCTATCTGCTTTACGGCCAGCAGATCATGCGCTGGTGGAACTCCTAG
- a CDS encoding phenylacetate--CoA ligase family protein: MDHRFIPNLTEEQIADIQLKGLRWTVGHVHANSPFYQERFRDAGLEPGDVKTLDDLRKLPFTTAEDLKDGYPLPLLSVPERDVVRIHGSSGTTGKRKILSYTQKDIDDWKDMFARCYEMAGLTVEDRVQICVGYGLWTAGSGFQLGCERFGAMALPVGPGLLEIQLQMLTDLKSTCICSTASMALLMGEEVQKQGLADKIRLRKAIFGSETHTPKMRRQFEQALGLEDSFDIIGMTELYGPGTGLECEAHDGIHYWADYYITEIIDPETLQPVAPGEVGEMVVTSLRKEASPLIRYRTHDLTRFIPGRCGCGVNLPRLDKIMGRSDDMFIFRGVNIYPGQIGSVLEHFKELSAEYRIFLSRKDGLDHMAVHVERAPGAQASSDADLARALAAEIRKHILVRGEVTILGPGELPRSFSKTKRVEDSRGEE; this comes from the coding sequence ATGGACCACCGTTTCATACCGAATTTGACCGAGGAACAGATCGCCGACATCCAGCTCAAAGGGCTGCGATGGACCGTGGGCCACGTCCACGCCAACAGCCCCTTCTACCAGGAGCGGTTCAGGGACGCGGGCTTGGAGCCCGGCGACGTCAAGACCCTCGACGACCTCCGGAAGCTCCCCTTCACCACGGCGGAAGACCTCAAGGACGGCTATCCCCTGCCCCTGCTCTCCGTGCCCGAACGGGACGTGGTCCGCATCCACGGCTCCAGCGGCACCACCGGCAAGCGCAAGATCCTGTCCTACACCCAGAAGGACATCGACGACTGGAAGGACATGTTCGCCCGCTGCTACGAGATGGCCGGGCTGACCGTCGAGGACCGGGTCCAGATCTGCGTGGGCTACGGACTGTGGACCGCGGGCAGCGGTTTCCAGCTCGGCTGCGAGCGGTTCGGGGCCATGGCCCTGCCCGTGGGCCCCGGCCTGCTGGAAATCCAGCTCCAGATGCTCACGGACCTCAAGTCCACCTGCATCTGCTCCACCGCCTCCATGGCCCTGCTCATGGGCGAGGAGGTCCAGAAACAGGGCCTCGCGGACAAGATCCGGCTGCGCAAGGCGATCTTCGGCTCCGAGACCCACACCCCCAAGATGCGCCGCCAGTTCGAGCAGGCCCTGGGCCTGGAGGACAGCTTCGACATCATCGGCATGACCGAGCTGTACGGCCCCGGCACGGGCCTCGAATGCGAGGCGCACGACGGCATCCACTACTGGGCCGACTACTACATCACCGAGATCATCGACCCGGAGACGCTGCAACCCGTGGCCCCCGGCGAGGTGGGCGAGATGGTCGTGACCTCCCTGCGCAAGGAGGCGTCGCCGCTCATCCGCTACCGGACCCACGACCTGACCCGGTTCATCCCCGGCCGATGCGGTTGCGGCGTGAACCTGCCCCGCCTCGACAAGATCATGGGCCGCTCGGACGACATGTTCATCTTCCGGGGCGTGAACATCTACCCCGGCCAGATCGGCTCGGTGCTCGAACATTTCAAGGAGCTGTCCGCCGAATACCGCATCTTCCTCAGCCGCAAGGACGGCCTGGACCACATGGCCGTGCACGTGGAGCGCGCACCCGGCGCGCAGGCGAGCTCCGACGCGGACCTGGCCCGCGCCCTGGCCGCGGAGATCCGCAAGCACATCCTGGTGCGCGGCGAGGTGACCATCCTCGGCCCCGGCGAGCTGCCGCGCAGCTTCTCCAAGACCAAGCGGGTGGAAGACTCGCGCGGGGAAGAGTAG
- a CDS encoding sialidase family protein, with protein sequence MPSLSGLEDRHVVIDRRDGVYLAFPDVIRAKDGSLVVVYNEADRHVRPTRRVIVASRSTDGGRTWSAPSYPDSAASHSPRLQELADGTLLVSDSSRVFFESPDDGHTFLPFRAEGLTHDMHDRILVLPDGAWLTAGHRHVGEEHPAIRQPPAEQAVFRSGDRGRSWERIATMAALRNLVLCEASMTRLPNGRILALLRENSFVFEPMYCCRSDDDGATWAAPVPTPLMGHRPTMGLLPDGRLLVTYRNTGPDWGTCAWVGTPEELCSGFRVHGRAADQANPVFTPEGMRVRNGAGNGSVVRFALRPMTDPRTASATLETEVRVDEAGKNGCAVRVGVWWRLYPDRMVPDVEGAAPIPLEPGRFNRLRLTYADGRVRPFVNGGERASIAVDPDHADTRPILFGAPYPFEDNAVDCTWRSVSLRVLEPAFDRVYAWNWTSADGMPDRWVRDNVLELRNDRHAAAPDFGYSGWAPLGGDRFFCAYHHGGGAEPGYEPLMTAHVAGTFFSLNDFNRR encoded by the coding sequence TTGCCAAGCCTGTCCGGCCTTGAAGACCGCCACGTGGTCATCGACCGACGGGACGGGGTCTACCTCGCCTTCCCGGACGTGATCCGGGCCAAGGACGGTTCCCTGGTGGTCGTCTACAACGAAGCGGACCGCCATGTCCGGCCCACGCGGCGGGTCATCGTCGCCAGCCGCAGCACGGACGGGGGCAGGACCTGGTCCGCGCCGTCCTACCCGGACTCGGCAGCGAGCCACAGCCCGCGCCTGCAAGAGCTGGCCGACGGCACCCTGCTCGTCTCGGACAGCTCCCGCGTCTTTTTCGAGAGCCCGGATGACGGGCACACTTTCCTCCCCTTCCGCGCCGAGGGGCTGACCCACGACATGCACGACCGAATCCTGGTCCTGCCCGACGGGGCCTGGCTGACCGCCGGGCACCGCCACGTGGGCGAGGAGCATCCGGCCATCCGCCAGCCCCCCGCCGAGCAGGCCGTGTTCCGGTCCGGCGACCGGGGCCGGTCCTGGGAGCGCATCGCCACCATGGCCGCCCTGCGCAACCTGGTGCTGTGCGAGGCGTCCATGACCCGGCTCCCCAACGGGCGCATCCTCGCCCTGCTGCGCGAGAACAGCTTCGTGTTCGAGCCCATGTACTGCTGCCGCAGCGACGACGACGGCGCGACCTGGGCCGCCCCGGTCCCCACGCCGCTCATGGGCCACCGCCCGACCATGGGGCTGCTGCCCGACGGGCGGCTGCTGGTCACCTACCGCAACACCGGCCCGGACTGGGGAACCTGCGCCTGGGTGGGAACCCCGGAGGAGCTGTGCTCCGGGTTCCGCGTCCACGGGCGGGCCGCCGACCAGGCCAATCCGGTCTTCACGCCCGAGGGCATGCGCGTGCGAAACGGAGCCGGCAACGGTTCCGTGGTCCGCTTCGCCCTGCGCCCCATGACCGACCCGCGCACGGCCTCGGCCACGCTCGAAACCGAGGTCCGGGTGGACGAGGCCGGGAAGAACGGGTGCGCGGTGCGCGTGGGCGTGTGGTGGCGGCTGTACCCGGACCGCATGGTCCCGGACGTTGAGGGCGCTGCCCCCATCCCGCTCGAACCGGGCCGGTTCAACCGGCTGCGCCTGACCTACGCAGACGGACGCGTCAGGCCGTTCGTCAACGGCGGGGAGCGCGCCTCCATCGCGGTGGACCCGGACCATGCGGACACCCGTCCCATCCTGTTCGGCGCGCCCTACCCCTTTGAAGACAACGCGGTGGACTGCACCTGGCGGTCCGTTTCCCTGCGGGTCCTTGAACCCGCCTTCGACCGCGTGTATGCTTGGAACTGGACCTCGGCGGACGGCATGCCGGACCGCTGGGTCCGCGACAACGTCCTGGAGCTGCGCAACGACCGCCATGCGGCGGCCCCGGACTTCGGATATTCCGGCTGGGCACCCCTGGGCGGCGACCGCTTCTTCTGCGCCTACCACCACGGCGGCGGCGCGGAGCCGGGCTACGAACCGCTGATGACCGCCCATGTGGCGGGCACCTTTTTCTCGCTGAACGACTTCAACCGGAGGTGA